The following DNA comes from Ornithobacterium rhinotracheale DSM 15997.
ACTGGTGAAATGCACTTGAGACACAGAGCACACTGGAGCGACGGTAAACTTTACTACCGTGGAAAAGTAGTTTTAGAAAAAGAGACTCAAGAAGTTTCTGAGGACTAAAAATATTTAA
Coding sequences within:
- the rpmF gene encoding 50S ribosomal protein L32, yielding MAHPKRRQSTTRRDKRRTHYKAEVPTLTTDPTTGEMHLRHRAHWSDGKLYYRGKVVLEKETQEVSED